One stretch of Nitrosococcus watsonii C-113 DNA includes these proteins:
- the sugE gene encoding quaternary ammonium compound efflux SMR transporter SugE produces MGWTHLVVAGLLEIVWAIGLKYTMGFTRFWPSVFTVVAMIASFYFLSQALKVIPIGTGYAIWTGIGVAGTAVLGIILFSESATLPRLACITLIVAGIIGLKLTSSD; encoded by the coding sequence ATGGGGTGGACTCATCTTGTAGTCGCTGGATTGCTAGAAATCGTCTGGGCCATTGGGCTAAAATATACCATGGGTTTCACCAGGTTTTGGCCAAGTGTTTTTACTGTTGTAGCGATGATCGCTAGCTTTTATTTTCTTTCCCAAGCATTAAAAGTTATTCCTATAGGCACGGGATACGCTATATGGACAGGAATCGGCGTTGCTGGCACGGCTGTCTTGGGGATTATTCTTTTCTCGGAATCGGCTACGCTACCTCGCTTAGCATGTATCACGCTGATTGTGGCCGGCATTATTGGATTGAAACTTACCTCATCTGATTAG
- a CDS encoding polyprenyl synthetase family protein — MAEKTEGLDFVSYWKETRTRLDQELNRQIPVLFSALGSQQIETIQQIIKDGKRIRGCLVFLMNQTQEGKPEDSLPRAVAIECIQAASLIHDDYLDEDVIRRKRPATWTIEGPRRAVLLGDIMFATAIQSMAELSKEDGATVAHAIATVANGAYQELFWQTKTGKSRAHKLLEKDLYEHIIYLKTGALFGAACQLGAIAAGAHQEVSALAYAFGARTGEAYQIADDLEDFIAWWRQPQENPEKLSPLLPALSYFCRQTGLTLPQQPASYWQKTLQHWCQRTGYKFIHCMEQEINLRLKQAESYIEFFPDNPYTQILSKAPAKITAMMHRLATTSSTQAQA; from the coding sequence ATGGCAGAAAAAACAGAAGGCTTGGATTTTGTCAGCTACTGGAAAGAGACTCGCACCCGGCTTGACCAAGAGCTGAACCGTCAAATACCCGTGCTTTTTTCTGCCCTCGGTTCGCAGCAAATCGAGACTATCCAGCAAATCATCAAGGATGGTAAACGTATTCGAGGCTGCCTGGTTTTCCTTATGAATCAAACTCAAGAAGGTAAACCTGAAGATTCCTTACCAAGAGCCGTCGCCATCGAGTGTATTCAAGCAGCCTCGCTCATCCATGACGACTACCTCGATGAGGATGTCATCCGCCGCAAGCGCCCCGCAACCTGGACCATAGAAGGGCCACGAAGAGCAGTGCTGCTGGGAGATATCATGTTCGCAACCGCCATCCAGAGCATGGCAGAATTAAGCAAGGAAGACGGCGCCACGGTTGCACATGCCATTGCTACCGTGGCTAATGGCGCTTACCAAGAACTTTTTTGGCAAACGAAAACCGGGAAAAGTAGAGCCCATAAACTCCTCGAGAAAGATCTTTATGAACACATTATCTATCTTAAAACAGGCGCTCTTTTCGGTGCTGCCTGCCAGCTAGGGGCCATCGCGGCTGGCGCCCATCAGGAAGTCTCAGCCCTAGCTTATGCTTTTGGCGCCCGGACGGGAGAAGCCTACCAAATTGCCGACGACCTTGAAGACTTTATCGCATGGTGGAGACAACCCCAGGAAAACCCGGAAAAACTTTCTCCCCTGCTTCCCGCGCTCAGCTATTTTTGCCGCCAAACAGGACTTACCCTCCCCCAGCAGCCTGCCTCCTACTGGCAAAAGACGCTACAGCATTGGTGCCAACGTACCGGATATAAATTCATCCACTGTATGGAGCAGGAAATCAATCTACGCTTGAAGCAAGCGGAATCTTACATTGAATTTTTTCCTGACAATCCATACACTCAAATACTCAGCAAGGCACCCGCCAAAATCACCGCCATGATGCACCGTCTCGCCACCACTTCCAGCACCCAGGCTCAAGCGTAA
- a CDS encoding DUF1631 family protein — protein sequence MYTPQERKLDRRAFPRQPVQMNAYINSARLGRCDVEIRDFCLGGLFLVPRDSQAAYIQFRGHTGETITVHFSCSTPAGHKDFSLNVRMARVSEGGIGVAFSKPGPEVLQALHYLTAQSRRVPPKPKPALKRTEHPDERKGGQGDNVLIKACRQQVIDFTPIILKDFFERLDDALFLCARDAGNNLEQTFYLEAMEEIKSHRSRVEEHWQKNILARLSALGTIGNAPPPREEEIETSKLSMVDKDEFEDWLAIAEVVSKMEACYADPLFELEKRFSRLAGEILDKENNPVGPRAICRALQEAMRDLEISRYIKQRIYKVFKETADDKLSLLYDNLNELLRGGGILPSLERKFAASQRQSTPKKAPPFSEELSVQANGATSSSMPDKQETLLGSPASLSPSPVPKPEVHAFDRPQQAGSTIAAAEAYRVTRELLGLYKLGGRRPRGGEPSGKAAASPLKANKTFANSSMASVNEDRIAKRMARLLPEIVQQEGAVYNDRSSAEACELMEITGSLLVSILEDSVLSENTKSWIEQLEVPLLRLAVLDKAFLHLENHPARQLLNLLAQLEMPPSEERDDTDAQFEDNIDHLVKYIVRDFDQDVAIFNRVLNELKHLVEQRTRSISSNIAQVVESYKAQQELKKKRRMIAEKQLEAGGDGISDSRWDDRVPNREQDPEEWVKRAKQLPLHCWVQFADDQGHPRRLQLVWVAEDCTTFVFVDSKGRKAATLSLNEVAMQLRRGTATVLEDANMPLLDRAQYAVLQKFHSHIAYEATHDPLTGLVNRKEFEQRANRALAKAKHEVQSYVLLYLDLDQFKIINSTCGYEAGDALLKEIANLLTECLPDEGILARLGDNQFGVLLNQCPQDEGYEIAERQRIAIDSHRLVWNNKRLSVAVSIGLVSISEQNCDAAVLLQRAEAACMEAKEAGGNRIQACEFDDEEFRRRHGMVEWVARIDEVLEDGRLQLWCQRITPIAGCPEMVPHYEILLRLRDQDGRWIAAGELIQMAEFYHRMMAIDQWVIQSAFRWMADHKERLEQLGGMAINLSGQSLNDRRLVTFIKREFARTGVPPQRVCFEITETAGVANLSHTAQLIRAVKDLGCHFSLDDFGSGLSSYSYLKNLPVDYLKIDGAFVKDIATSSSDYAVVKSINEIGHFMGKKVIAEFVESKAILAKLQEIGVDFAQGYGIEPPQILSAME from the coding sequence ATGTATACACCGCAGGAGCGTAAGCTAGATCGCCGCGCCTTTCCGCGCCAACCCGTACAGATGAATGCTTATATTAATAGCGCGCGATTAGGGCGGTGCGATGTGGAAATCCGAGATTTTTGTCTAGGCGGATTATTTTTGGTCCCTAGGGATTCACAGGCGGCTTATATTCAGTTTCGAGGGCATACGGGTGAGACGATTACTGTCCATTTCTCTTGTTCAACACCTGCCGGTCATAAGGATTTTTCGCTTAATGTCCGTATGGCGCGAGTGTCTGAAGGAGGAATAGGCGTAGCATTTTCCAAGCCTGGACCTGAGGTATTGCAAGCTCTCCACTATCTTACCGCCCAGTCACGGCGAGTTCCTCCCAAGCCAAAACCAGCTCTGAAACGAACTGAGCACCCCGATGAGCGAAAAGGCGGGCAAGGAGACAATGTGCTCATAAAAGCTTGCCGGCAGCAAGTAATCGATTTTACGCCTATAATTTTAAAGGATTTTTTTGAGCGACTGGATGATGCTTTATTTCTTTGCGCCAGAGATGCGGGAAATAATCTGGAGCAAACCTTCTATCTTGAGGCCATGGAAGAAATAAAAAGTCATCGCTCGCGGGTGGAGGAACACTGGCAAAAAAATATTTTGGCGCGACTAAGCGCTTTGGGCACTATAGGTAATGCTCCTCCTCCGCGAGAGGAGGAGATAGAAACTTCGAAGCTTTCCATGGTAGACAAGGACGAATTTGAAGATTGGTTAGCGATTGCCGAAGTCGTATCGAAAATGGAAGCTTGCTATGCTGATCCATTATTTGAGCTTGAGAAACGCTTTAGCCGCCTCGCGGGGGAGATCCTTGATAAAGAGAATAACCCCGTGGGGCCAAGGGCTATTTGCCGAGCACTGCAAGAAGCAATGCGGGATCTAGAGATAAGCCGTTATATCAAGCAGCGTATCTACAAGGTATTCAAGGAGACGGCTGACGATAAATTAAGCCTATTGTATGATAACTTGAATGAGCTATTAAGAGGGGGAGGTATCTTGCCATCCCTAGAACGGAAATTTGCTGCTTCCCAGAGGCAGAGCACTCCAAAGAAAGCCCCACCGTTTAGCGAAGAGTTGTCAGTTCAAGCCAACGGAGCTACTTCTTCTTCAATGCCTGATAAACAGGAAACCCTGTTAGGCAGCCCTGCCTCCTTATCCCCTTCTCCTGTCCCGAAACCGGAGGTCCATGCTTTTGATCGTCCGCAACAAGCTGGTTCTACTATAGCTGCGGCTGAAGCTTACCGGGTGACTCGTGAATTACTGGGTTTATATAAATTAGGTGGACGGCGCCCAAGAGGAGGAGAACCTTCGGGAAAGGCTGCCGCTAGCCCATTAAAGGCGAATAAGACATTCGCAAATTCCAGCATGGCTAGCGTTAACGAGGATCGAATTGCTAAGCGGATGGCGCGTCTTCTACCAGAAATCGTGCAGCAGGAAGGTGCTGTTTATAATGATCGCAGCAGCGCCGAAGCCTGCGAGCTTATGGAGATTACGGGTAGCCTGCTGGTATCTATCCTAGAGGATAGTGTTCTGTCGGAGAATACGAAGAGTTGGATCGAGCAGTTGGAAGTCCCCTTACTGCGGCTCGCGGTCCTTGATAAAGCTTTTCTGCATTTGGAAAACCATCCTGCAAGACAGCTTCTTAATCTATTAGCACAGCTTGAAATGCCTCCAAGCGAGGAGCGCGATGACACCGATGCACAATTTGAGGACAATATTGATCATTTAGTGAAATATATTGTTCGCGATTTTGATCAGGATGTTGCTATCTTTAACCGGGTTCTAAATGAGCTTAAGCATTTGGTTGAGCAGCGAACCCGGTCTATTTCTAGCAATATTGCTCAAGTCGTTGAGAGCTACAAAGCACAGCAAGAATTAAAAAAAAAGAGGCGGATGATCGCCGAAAAGCAGCTAGAAGCCGGGGGGGATGGTATCAGCGATAGCCGTTGGGACGATCGCGTGCCGAATAGAGAGCAGGATCCGGAAGAGTGGGTAAAACGAGCTAAGCAGCTACCTCTCCATTGCTGGGTGCAATTTGCTGATGACCAAGGTCACCCACGGCGTTTGCAGCTAGTGTGGGTTGCCGAAGATTGTACTACCTTCGTCTTTGTGGACTCTAAAGGCAGAAAGGCGGCCACTTTGAGTCTCAATGAAGTTGCAATGCAGCTCCGCCGGGGAACAGCCACAGTACTGGAAGATGCCAATATGCCTCTTTTGGATCGGGCGCAATACGCGGTTCTGCAAAAGTTCCATAGCCATATTGCTTATGAGGCGACCCACGATCCCTTGACCGGATTGGTTAACCGCAAGGAATTTGAGCAGCGGGCAAACCGGGCTCTAGCCAAGGCTAAGCATGAAGTTCAATCCTATGTCTTGCTCTATTTGGATCTAGATCAGTTCAAAATTATCAACAGCACGTGTGGTTATGAAGCGGGGGATGCGTTATTAAAAGAAATAGCCAACTTACTAACGGAATGCTTGCCTGATGAAGGAATTTTGGCTCGGTTAGGGGATAATCAATTTGGGGTATTGCTAAATCAATGTCCCCAAGATGAAGGCTACGAGATTGCGGAGCGGCAACGAATTGCCATTGATAGTCATCGGTTAGTCTGGAATAACAAGCGTCTATCAGTGGCTGTCAGTATTGGCCTGGTTTCTATATCAGAGCAGAACTGCGATGCGGCTGTATTGCTGCAACGGGCGGAGGCGGCCTGCATGGAAGCAAAGGAGGCGGGAGGAAATCGTATTCAGGCTTGCGAGTTTGATGATGAGGAATTTAGGCGTCGTCATGGCATGGTAGAGTGGGTTGCGAGAATCGATGAAGTATTGGAGGATGGTCGGTTACAGCTATGGTGTCAGCGAATTACGCCTATTGCGGGCTGTCCGGAAATGGTGCCCCATTATGAGATCCTACTACGTCTCCGGGACCAGGATGGGCGGTGGATCGCTGCTGGTGAGCTTATTCAGATGGCAGAGTTCTATCATCGGATGATGGCTATCGATCAATGGGTAATCCAGTCCGCTTTTCGGTGGATGGCTGATCACAAGGAGAGGCTAGAGCAGCTTGGAGGGATGGCGATCAACCTTTCGGGCCAGTCCTTGAATGATAGGCGGTTAGTGACCTTCATAAAACGTGAATTTGCCAGAACCGGCGTGCCTCCCCAGCGAGTTTGCTTTGAAATTACGGAAACCGCTGGCGTTGCTAATCTCTCTCATACCGCCCAGCTGATTAGGGCGGTGAAAGACTTAGGTTGCCACTTTTCGCTGGATGATTTTGGCAGCGGTTTGTCGTCCTATTCGTATTTGAAAAATCTTCCCGTGGATTATCTTAAGATTGATGGAGCATTCGTGAAAGATATTGCTACCAGCTCTAGTGATTATGCGGTAGTCAAATCTATTAATGAAATTGGTCACTTTATGGGCAAGAAGGTGATTGCTGAATTTGTGGAAAGCAAGGCTATCTTGGCAAAACTTCAAGAAATTGGCGTTGATTTCGCGCAAGGATATGGTATAGAGCCGCCCCAAATCTTAAGTGCAATGGAGTAA
- a CDS encoding metal-dependent hydrolase, with translation MADFNTHIVGAAAVSGTGTTMLMMTHTFPSQALAGFFILGVIGGILPDIDSESSVPIRWAFNGLGIITGFFLVLYFGAHYSLVELVLLWGASFVFIRYGVFSLFTKLTVHRGLVHSIPAALFFFLGTVVLAARVFEVAVLTAWLCGAFVLLGFLTHLILDELYSVDLKGVRIKRSFGTALSLGSFRTPLKTVLLYLLTGAMYYLAPPADSFLAFIFNSRLHQLLVERLLPKAEWFSVSAIDLF, from the coding sequence GTGGCAGACTTTAATACGCATATAGTGGGTGCGGCAGCGGTAAGCGGTACAGGGACTACCATGCTGATGATGACGCATACTTTTCCGTCCCAGGCGTTGGCGGGCTTTTTTATTTTAGGTGTGATAGGGGGAATCCTGCCTGACATCGATTCCGAGAGTTCCGTCCCCATTCGCTGGGCATTTAATGGGCTAGGAATCATAACGGGTTTCTTCTTGGTTTTATACTTTGGCGCTCATTATTCTCTTGTCGAATTGGTTCTATTATGGGGCGCTTCTTTTGTATTCATTCGCTACGGCGTATTTTCATTGTTTACCAAACTAACTGTTCACCGGGGGCTTGTTCATTCCATTCCCGCGGCGCTGTTTTTTTTCTTAGGGACGGTGGTGCTTGCGGCGCGAGTATTTGAAGTGGCGGTGCTCACTGCTTGGCTTTGTGGCGCTTTTGTATTGTTAGGTTTTTTGACTCATTTAATCTTAGATGAGCTGTATAGCGTCGATCTGAAAGGGGTACGCATAAAACGCTCTTTTGGTACGGCACTGAGTTTAGGGAGTTTCCGAACTCCCCTAAAAACAGTGTTACTCTATCTGCTAACGGGGGCTATGTATTATTTAGCTCCCCCCGCAGATAGTTTTTTGGCATTTATCTTCAATTCTCGATTACATCAGTTACTGGTTGAACGGTTACTGCCCAAAGCAGAGTGGTTCAGTGTTTCAGCAATTGATCTGTTTTAG
- a CDS encoding 4a-hydroxytetrahydrobiopterin dehydratase, with translation MEDLSTMQCEACRPEAPRVSEAEIRELHPQVPDWEIIEQDAVRRLRRVFKFGNFAEALDFTNKTGALAEEAGHHPAILTEYGQVTVTWWSHKIKGLHKNDFIMAAKTDQLLKH, from the coding sequence ATGGAAGATTTATCCACCATGCAATGCGAAGCCTGTCGTCCAGAAGCGCCACGAGTGAGTGAAGCTGAAATTAGAGAACTCCATCCTCAAGTTCCTGACTGGGAGATCATTGAACAAGACGCAGTTCGCCGTCTACGACGAGTTTTTAAATTTGGTAATTTTGCTGAAGCCTTGGACTTTACCAATAAAACCGGCGCCCTTGCGGAAGAAGCTGGACATCATCCCGCTATTTTAACGGAATATGGCCAAGTCACCGTGACTTGGTGGTCCCATAAAATAAAAGGACTGCATAAAAATGATTTCATCATGGCGGCTAAAACAGATCAATTGCTGAAACACTGA
- a CDS encoding UbiA prenyltransferase family protein has translation MAQTNSGDRTHEWFVPTFGPLKFRVLTGLLFLPYTGMVLAYTVIGSMLAPTIQWERVMAIVLIYFLALGIGAHALDALGSKHIKPWGHVFSVRQLRFLAAFSLLAAYSIGIYYMLLHAPLLWLIAIPEGFFVLAYNLEWFKGRFHTDGWFALSWGSLPVLAGYILQTNQISLAALVISAAMGCLSLVEIKASRPYKALKRTPATGREKKDMSQIEALESILKSISLGVILLAAGMAIWRGWA, from the coding sequence ATGGCTCAAACCAATAGCGGCGACCGCACCCATGAGTGGTTCGTCCCTACCTTTGGGCCATTGAAATTCCGGGTTCTGACGGGCCTGTTGTTTCTCCCCTATACCGGTATGGTGCTTGCCTACACTGTCATCGGGTCGATGTTAGCCCCGACAATACAGTGGGAGAGGGTGATGGCTATTGTGCTCATTTACTTTCTTGCCTTAGGCATCGGTGCCCATGCGCTCGACGCCTTAGGTAGCAAGCATATCAAACCCTGGGGTCATGTTTTTTCGGTGCGCCAACTTCGTTTCCTCGCTGCGTTTTCCCTTCTCGCCGCCTATAGCATTGGCATTTACTATATGCTTCTCCATGCGCCCTTACTCTGGCTCATTGCCATCCCCGAAGGATTTTTTGTCCTGGCTTATAACTTAGAATGGTTCAAGGGTCGATTCCATACTGATGGTTGGTTCGCTTTATCATGGGGAAGTCTCCCGGTCCTTGCGGGTTATATACTGCAAACTAACCAAATATCCTTAGCTGCCTTGGTAATTAGCGCCGCCATGGGCTGTTTAAGCCTGGTGGAAATTAAGGCATCACGCCCCTATAAAGCACTTAAGCGAACCCCCGCCACGGGCAGGGAAAAGAAAGATATGTCTCAAATAGAGGCGCTGGAAAGCATATTAAAGAGCATCAGCCTAGGAGTCATCTTATTGGCTGCTGGCATGGCTATCTGGCGTGGGTGGGCCTAA
- a CDS encoding DUF1499 domain-containing protein yields the protein MKKDPLNSHHSPQQPLDWVAFLGITIAFLSALAAVSSGLGHRLGAWHFTTGFLILRWATFGALVAIVLSLWGVFRTRPQRKRRGIWHALLGLVLSLTLVSIPLYWLLMARSVPPIHDITTDTENPPAFSVLLPVRAEAPNPSRYGGPSIAAQQQKAYPDIKPLHLPLSPKTTLDEALAIARGLGWKVIAVESRETKKDGIRLEATDTTLWFGFSDDIVVRITPSDDGSRVDIRSVSRVGRSDVGTNARRIRTFLAALKKRAT from the coding sequence ATGAAAAAAGATCCTCTTAATAGTCACCACTCCCCTCAACAGCCCCTTGACTGGGTTGCTTTCCTAGGTATCACGATTGCTTTTCTAAGCGCATTAGCAGCAGTCTCGTCAGGATTGGGACATCGTCTCGGGGCATGGCACTTTACCACCGGCTTTTTAATTCTGCGCTGGGCTACCTTTGGTGCATTAGTCGCTATTGTATTATCATTGTGGGGCGTTTTCCGCACGCGACCACAGCGAAAACGGCGAGGCATCTGGCATGCCTTGCTTGGTCTGGTACTCAGTTTAACCCTGGTGTCAATCCCGCTCTATTGGCTGTTGATGGCGCGGTCGGTACCTCCCATCCACGATATCACGACCGATACCGAAAATCCGCCTGCCTTTTCAGTACTCCTTCCCGTGCGTGCCGAGGCTCCTAACCCCTCCCGCTACGGTGGCCCCAGCATTGCTGCCCAGCAACAAAAAGCCTACCCGGATATTAAACCTCTCCATTTGCCCCTCAGCCCTAAGACCACATTGGATGAAGCATTGGCCATCGCCCGCGGCCTGGGGTGGAAGGTAATAGCGGTCGAATCTCGGGAAACGAAAAAGGACGGCATCCGCCTCGAAGCTACGGATACAACTCTCTGGTTTGGTTTTAGCGATGATATTGTTGTTCGCATCACGCCTTCTGATGACGGTTCTAGAGTGGATATCCGTTCCGTATCACGGGTAGGGCGCAGCGATGTAGGCACCAATGCGCGCCGGATTCGCACCTTTTTAGCAGCGCTAAAAAAGCGCGCGACATGA
- a CDS encoding TerC family protein encodes MEWIADPQAWIALATLTALEVVLGIDNIIFISILVSRLPLQQRDRARITGLSLAMGMRIALLLSLAWVMRLTTPLFSIFGEEITGREIILIGGGLFLLAKSTIEIHNSLEGTEEHTQSSQAVSFGVILAQIAVLDIVFSLDSVITAIGMVSQIPVMVIAIVIAVIIMMIASKSIGEFVDTHPTIKMLALSFLVLIGVTLIAEGFELHIPKGYIYFSMAFSVAVEMLNLRLRKKRQTARSPVKLYKRL; translated from the coding sequence ATGGAGTGGATTGCTGATCCCCAAGCATGGATAGCATTGGCAACGCTTACTGCGCTTGAAGTTGTACTTGGTATAGACAATATCATTTTTATTTCTATACTTGTTTCCCGATTACCTCTTCAGCAACGGGACAGAGCAAGGATCACTGGCCTATCGCTGGCAATGGGTATGCGTATTGCCCTACTACTATCCCTTGCCTGGGTCATGCGCCTTACAACTCCTCTTTTTTCAATATTTGGAGAAGAAATAACAGGGCGAGAGATTATTCTCATTGGTGGCGGACTTTTCTTATTGGCAAAAAGTACTATTGAAATCCATAATAGCCTTGAAGGAACAGAAGAGCACACTCAAAGCTCGCAAGCGGTAAGCTTCGGGGTAATTCTCGCTCAGATCGCCGTTTTGGACATTGTGTTTTCCCTCGATTCGGTGATCACAGCTATTGGAATGGTAAGCCAAATTCCCGTCATGGTCATTGCCATCGTTATCGCGGTTATTATCATGATGATTGCTTCCAAATCCATCGGGGAGTTTGTGGACACTCATCCTACTATAAAAATGCTTGCCTTAAGCTTCTTGGTATTAATCGGGGTCACCCTGATTGCTGAAGGCTTCGAGCTGCATATCCCAAAAGGATATATTTACTTTTCCATGGCTTTCTCCGTAGCAGTGGAAATGCTCAACTTGCGTCTCAGGAAAAAACGACAAACAGCTAGATCTCCGGTTAAACTCTATAAACGATTGTAA
- a CDS encoding class I SAM-dependent methyltransferase: MKQLDPKLLLVQRFFAGTGKSYDFMVNLATLGIDRLWKRRMVNLMPPNPSRILDLACGTGISTLAIASRYPNCQVVGVELREEYLEIARQKIQKLGLKNIELVLSRAEDYHSKEPFDCVNSSYLAKYAELRVLTHSTKTMLKEGGLLLMHDFTFPPKPYLVRIWRFYFKVLQTVGSRFFPAWREIYYGLPQLIEKSPWLAELEESLQQEGFHHIQKEYLTLYGSAIVSARK, translated from the coding sequence ATGAAACAGCTCGATCCAAAATTGTTACTAGTCCAGCGGTTTTTTGCTGGCACCGGTAAGAGCTATGATTTTATGGTTAATCTTGCGACCCTTGGCATCGATCGTCTTTGGAAACGCAGGATGGTTAATCTTATGCCGCCTAACCCTAGTCGTATCCTGGACCTGGCTTGCGGGACGGGTATTTCCACGTTAGCGATTGCTAGCCGTTATCCAAACTGTCAAGTAGTTGGCGTAGAGCTGCGAGAGGAGTATCTGGAGATTGCGCGTCAAAAAATTCAAAAATTAGGATTAAAAAACATTGAGTTGGTGTTAAGCCGGGCAGAAGATTATCACTCGAAAGAACCTTTTGATTGCGTCAACTCTTCCTACCTGGCTAAGTACGCTGAGTTAAGAGTCCTTACCCATAGCACCAAAACCATGTTGAAAGAAGGCGGTTTGCTCTTAATGCATGATTTTACTTTCCCCCCTAAACCTTACCTCGTTCGAATCTGGCGCTTTTATTTCAAGGTGCTACAAACTGTGGGTAGTCGTTTTTTTCCCGCTTGGCGGGAAATCTATTATGGTTTGCCTCAATTGATTGAAAAGAGTCCTTGGCTGGCGGAACTAGAAGAATCCCTCCAGCAAGAGGGGTTCCATCATATTCAGAAAGAGTATTTAACCCTCTATGGCTCGGCCATCGTTTCTGCCCGGAAGTGA
- a CDS encoding BatD family protein, with the protein MSWPWFFMDRSHLAIFLAAVLLIGPATADVDPVTVRIPKEEAWVGQRAPFFVQVKATGSFVGATSFSIPQVPRSVIVKMGNPIVSSKDIDGESWFVQTHEFALFSQATGAVEIPSFEVRFANRDGFTGPPKDHIGQTPALKFEIKQPPGREYEGFLVTADKIEVTESWNPQPGPAKQGDIFRRTITQKADQMTGMALPPPPTNAPKGIRTYLGKAEVADKSERGKFTGMRRDTVTYVLQQPGMLSVPAIKYVWWNPKIEQYGSTTLPTVSFKVAASPAPSAVAQSSQRNYRWATWLLLLAVLVCAVVAWQHCRVDNWLREIWRSLNPPKRVAARKLLNASRRDNAVEAEAAWLTWQNTQPLKSKLSPRLHAAAIELQDYLYGPTNRAAWRGKELAQAFREQLNRNSSSPSSRPADLPLLNPKP; encoded by the coding sequence ATGAGCTGGCCCTGGTTTTTCATGGATAGGTCCCATTTAGCCATTTTCCTTGCGGCGGTGCTACTCATAGGGCCTGCTACGGCTGATGTTGACCCTGTGACGGTCAGGATACCCAAGGAGGAAGCCTGGGTTGGCCAGCGGGCACCGTTCTTTGTCCAAGTAAAGGCTACAGGCTCCTTTGTCGGCGCGACTAGTTTTTCGATTCCGCAAGTTCCACGGTCCGTGATCGTCAAGATGGGTAATCCCATCGTTTCATCCAAGGACATTGATGGGGAGAGTTGGTTTGTGCAAACCCATGAATTTGCCTTATTCTCCCAGGCAACCGGCGCAGTTGAAATCCCTAGCTTCGAGGTCCGCTTTGCCAATCGCGACGGCTTCACCGGTCCCCCAAAAGACCACATCGGGCAAACTCCCGCCTTAAAATTTGAAATCAAACAGCCACCCGGCCGTGAATATGAAGGGTTTCTGGTGACGGCGGATAAAATCGAAGTAACCGAATCCTGGAATCCCCAACCCGGACCCGCGAAGCAAGGAGACATCTTCCGTCGAACGATTACTCAGAAAGCCGACCAAATGACGGGTATGGCATTGCCACCTCCACCGACGAACGCACCCAAGGGAATTCGCACTTACCTTGGCAAGGCTGAAGTGGCCGACAAATCCGAGCGGGGAAAATTTACCGGGATGCGCCGGGACACGGTAACCTACGTGCTACAGCAACCCGGCATGTTATCGGTACCCGCAATCAAATATGTGTGGTGGAATCCTAAAATAGAACAATACGGCTCGACAACTTTGCCGACCGTGTCCTTTAAAGTAGCTGCCTCGCCAGCGCCCTCCGCTGTCGCTCAATCCTCTCAGCGAAATTATCGCTGGGCTACCTGGTTATTATTGCTGGCTGTGCTCGTTTGCGCCGTCGTCGCTTGGCAACACTGCCGTGTTGACAACTGGTTGCGGGAGATCTGGCGATCACTCAATCCGCCTAAGCGCGTTGCCGCCCGGAAACTACTAAACGCAAGCCGTCGCGACAATGCCGTAGAGGCTGAAGCTGCGTGGCTTACATGGCAAAACACTCAGCCGCTAAAATCTAAACTCTCACCCCGGCTTCATGCCGCGGCCATTGAGCTTCAAGATTATCTCTACGGACCCACAAATCGTGCAGCCTGGCGAGGAAAAGAATTGGCGCAAGCTTTTCGTGAACAGCTTAATAGAAACTCCTCATCACCGTCGTCGCGACCAGCCGATCTTCCCTTACTTAATCCCAAGCCATGA